The stretch of DNA CGGATTATTGCCGGTACTGCTCGCAGTGTGGGTCTGGAAGTTCTGGATTAGTTTGTGTCTCTTTCGCGTTCGACTCAGTGGCGGTTTGCGACTGGGGAGCGATTAAGGATGAATGATGGCGACTGTTTCTAAGCGAATGAAGCATCTCGGCGAAATCGCCGGCAAAATTGGTGTGGTTGATCTTCCCGCCGCTGTGACATCTCTCAAGGGGATGGAGTCGAAGTTGCCCAAGGGTGTGAAGCCCTGCAAGTTTGACCAGACAGTCACCATCTCTATTCGCCTTGGTGTGGATCCTCGGCAGGCGGATCAGATTGTCCGCGGTTCGATCGTTTTCCCTCACGGAATTGGTAAATCGAAGCGAGTGCTGGTCTTCGCTCAGGGTGACAACGTTAAGATTGCTCAGGATGCTGGTGCTGAGTTTGTGGGTGGCAAAGAACTGGCCGACAAAATCAAAGAAGGCTGGGTCGACTTCGACGTCGCCATTGCCACGCCCGATATGATGGGTGTCGTCGGTCCCCTCGGTCGAGTCCTTGGTCCTCGCGGCTTGATGCCCTCTCCCAGAGCGGGGACAGTGACGGCTGACGTGGCAGCTGCTGTTAAAGAATACCGTGCTGGTAAAGTCGAGTTCCGCGTCGATGATGGCGGCAACGTCCATTGCGTGGTTGGCAAAATGAGCTTCGGCGAGCAGCAGCTTATTGAAAATGTGGAAGCGTTTTTGAAGTACATTCGCTCACTTAAGCCCGCGACCTCCAAGGGCCAGTACATTCGTAATATTGTCATCGTCGGCAGCATGACTCCGGCCGTCTATGTGACTGCAGTCTAGTGTGAACAGTGTAATCTGCTTCGTTGGATTGTCAGTGGGATAGACTGCCAGTGACTGGGGTTACCAGTGAATTGGATCACTAGTGAATTGGTGAAACATGTTTGTCATGCAAGTAGTGTTCAATGGTTCGGAGTCGATTGAGAGATCATGAGTAAAGTTGTCAAAAAAATGATGATCGACGACATCCGCACAGCGGTCGGCGAACATCGTGATTTATTGGTGCTGGATGCTTCCAAGGTTGATGCGGTCTCCGCCAATAAGTGGCGACTCCTGATGCATTCCAAGAAGATTTCTGTTCTGGGCGTGCGTAACTCAGTTGCCAATGCTGCACTGCGAGAAGTTGGTATTGATCTGGCGGATTCGCTCAAAGGCCCTTCCACCATTGTGTGGGGTGCTGAAGACGTTGTGGCTTTAGCTCGCGAGATTGTTGACTCCCTCAAGGATTGCAAGAATCTTGCAGTGAAGGGCGGCACTCTCAGTGGGACTGCTCTTTCAGCTTCTGATGTTGAGAAGCTCAGCAAGAGCCCCGGCCGTAAAGAGGTGCTGGGTCAGTTGGTGGGTTTGATTCTGTCACCAGGTGCAAACCTGGCTGGTGCTCTTCTGGGTGCTGGTGGCACATTGGCCGGGCAGGTACAAAGTGTTGCTGAGAAGACTGAATAGTTTGGTTGTTTTCTGATCGCCTGTAATAACATGCGATCTTGTTTTTAGAGATTGGTGGCTCGAACTCAGTGCTCTGGATGCTTCTGCCAGTCGCTGGATTTTGAGTGATTTTTGATAAGTTCGTGCGATCTACGAAAGGGTCGGGCAAATGGCTGATTTTGATTCTGCAACAACTGAACTGGGCGACAAGATTGTTGCTCTCACTCTCCTCCAGGCGAAGGCTCTGGCCGACTACCTCGAGCAGGTCCACGGCATTAAGCCAGCTGGTGGTGCTGTCGTAATGGCAGGCCCTGTTGGTGGTGGTGCTGCTGCCGCTCCTGTCGAAGAGAAGACCGAGTTCGATGTAATTCTGACTGGCTTTGGCGATAACAAGCTGAGCGTCATCAAGGTTGTCCGTACAGCCACTGGCCTCGGTCTCAAGGAAGCCAAGGACCTTGTCGAAGGCGCTCCTAAGCCAGTCAAGACTGGTATCTCGAAGGAAGATGCCGACAAGCTCAAGAAGGAACTCGAAGCTTCTGGTGGCACTGCTGAAATCAAGTAATTTTGAGGCGGGGGTGATCTGTCCGCCTTCTCGTTTTGCTGGATGGCGTCTTGCCCACGTGTGACAGTTCTCGTCGGCGGCACAGAAGCGGTCTCCCTCGTTTTGAATGAGCTTCGATCAATTGTCAGCAATCTGCTGTAGAGATTTGTCGGTGCGACCCTTCGATTGTTTTCGAATTGCAGCGATAGCAAACTGCTGTCGCTGCAATTTCGTTCTCATTTGGTTGGTTCTGCATCTCTCCATCCGGGTGTTTCAAGCAGAGTCTTGAATCATCCTCGTGGTTGAGCGACTGAGTGGCCGTGATCGAAATGGCTGCACAGTTGCGATAACAATCTCGCGCGTTATGCTGACTTGGTGATGAAGCGAACCACTTTCAGGCTCATGATCTCTCGTGCAGAGTCGTCCATGAGTCTGTTGAATGGTTGATTTGAGAATTCTCAGGCAGTTCTTTTGCTCACAATAATGAACAGGGTGCTCCCGCGTTGTTTTCGACTTCAATCTGCAGATCACTGGCGTGTTCTGCATCGAATGGGGCCGGATCTGCGTACATGATGGCATGAAATTGACTCGTGCTGTTTGACATGCCTGTTTTGTATCATGTTGATTGATTTCGTTGTCACAGGAAGCTTCGCATGCCCAACCCCGCCCAGCGTGTGATTGAGACTCATGAAACTCGCCACTTTGGATCTATTCGTGGTGAGTTTGCCATCTCTGAACTCACACAAATCCAGACAGCTTCTTACCATCGCTTTCTGCAACTGGAGAGTGAGCCACGTGAGCGAGCCGATGACGGTCTGGAGGCGATTCTTCGTGAAGTCTTCCCCATCGAGAGCTACGATCAGAAGTATCGCCTGGAGTACATCAAGTACGAACTCGGTAAGCCTCGCTATACACCACTCGAGTGCCGCCAGCTTCGCTTAACCTACGGACGTCCTTTCCGGGTCTGGCTGCGGTTGATGAAGGAGCAGCCACAGGAAGAAGAAGTTTATCTGGGTGATTTGCCCATTATGATTGGTGGCGGCGAATTTATCATCAACGGTTCTGAGCGCGTTGTCGTCAGCCAGTTGCACCGATCTCCCGGTGTCGACTTTGTGATGTCAGCCGAACCGGGTGAAAAGAAGACTTTCTCTTGCCGTGTCATTCCCGAGCGTGGTAGCTGGATCGAGCTCAATATCGGCAAGCGGGACACTCTGAATGTCCGTATTGATCAGTCAGGCAAGTTCAGTGCGATGACCTTCCTGCGGGCGATGGATCCTGCATATGGCCGTACCAAAGATCTGGTCAAGCTGTTCCACAACGTGGTGACATTCAAGGTCAGTGACAGCCACTTCGTCGAGCATGTTGCTGGCAAGCACGCTGCAGACGATATCGTTTATCCAGCCGGTCACGAGCGGATGGGCGAGATCATCTGCGAAGCCTGTCATGTCATCACGAAGCCACTGGCTGAAGAGATCAAGGAATCGGGGATCAAGACAGTTGATGTCGCCGAGAAGTCGGATGATCCCATCATCATGGACAGTCTGATTGAAGATTCGACAGCGAGTCATGAAGACGCGCTGCTCCGCATCTACCAGCGTCTGCGTCCAGGCAATCCACCTCAGTTGGAAAAGGCCATGGAGCTCTTCAAAGAGAAGTTCTTTGACGTGAATCGATATCGGATTGGTCGCGTGGGTCGTTTCCGCGTGAACCGCAAATTTGATCAGGACGTGCCTGATACCGAGATGACTCTTCGTCCTGAAGACATCATTAACTCGATCCGGTACGTGATGAAGTTGCGAACGGGTGATGCGACAGCCCATGTCGATGATATCGATAACCTGGGCAATCGCCGCCTGAGAACCATTGATGAACTCGCACAGGAAGAACTTCGCAAAGGCTTCCTGAAGCTCCGCCGCACCGTTCAGGAGCGAATGAGCCTCAAAGACGTGGAAGAAATGTCACCACGCTCTTTGATCAATCCGAAGAGTGTCTCGGCAGCGATTGATTTCTTCTTCGGTCGTGGCGAGCTCTCACAAGTGGTGGATCAGACCAATCCTCTGGCCACGTTGACTCACGAGCGCAGGCTCAGTGCCCTTGGCCCGGGCGGCTTGAACCGCAAGCGGGCGGGCTTTGAAGTTCGCGATGTGCATATTTCGCACTATGGCCGCATCTGCCCGATTGAAACACCCGAAGGTACCAACATCGGTCTGATTTCGAGCCTCAGCATTTTTGCGAAGGTCGACGATTACGGTTTCCTTATCACCCCTTATCGCAAGGTTGTGGATAAAAAGGTGACTGAAGAAATCGTCTGGCTGCGAGCCGACGAAGAGTCGCATGTTTACATCGCCCCGGCTGATACGCCGGTGCAGGACGACAGGATGCGCGATGAGCGTGTCATGTGCCGTCACCACAACGACTTCCTCTGGCTGCCCGCTTCTCAGGTGAACTATATCGACGTCGCACCTTGCCAGATGGTGGGTGTCTCGGCGGGTTTGATTCCGTTCCTAGAGCACGACGATGCCAACCGCGCCCTGATGGGTTCAAACATGCAGCGGCAGGGTGTTCCTCTGCTGATTGCCGAACCACCCTTGGTGGGGACAGG from Planctopirus ephydatiae encodes:
- the rplA gene encoding 50S ribosomal protein L1, whose amino-acid sequence is MESKLPKGVKPCKFDQTVTISIRLGVDPRQADQIVRGSIVFPHGIGKSKRVLVFAQGDNVKIAQDAGAEFVGGKELADKIKEGWVDFDVAIATPDMMGVVGPLGRVLGPRGLMPSPRAGTVTADVAAAVKEYRAGKVEFRVDDGGNVHCVVGKMSFGEQQLIENVEAFLKYIRSLKPATSKGQYIRNIVIVGSMTPAVYVTAV
- the rplJ gene encoding 50S ribosomal protein L10; this encodes MSKVVKKMMIDDIRTAVGEHRDLLVLDASKVDAVSANKWRLLMHSKKISVLGVRNSVANAALREVGIDLADSLKGPSTIVWGAEDVVALAREIVDSLKDCKNLAVKGGTLSGTALSASDVEKLSKSPGRKEVLGQLVGLILSPGANLAGALLGAGGTLAGQVQSVAEKTE
- the rplL gene encoding 50S ribosomal protein L7/L12: MADFDSATTELGDKIVALTLLQAKALADYLEQVHGIKPAGGAVVMAGPVGGGAAAAPVEEKTEFDVILTGFGDNKLSVIKVVRTATGLGLKEAKDLVEGAPKPVKTGISKEDADKLKKELEASGGTAEIK
- the rpoB gene encoding DNA-directed RNA polymerase subunit beta, producing MPNPAQRVIETHETRHFGSIRGEFAISELTQIQTASYHRFLQLESEPRERADDGLEAILREVFPIESYDQKYRLEYIKYELGKPRYTPLECRQLRLTYGRPFRVWLRLMKEQPQEEEVYLGDLPIMIGGGEFIINGSERVVVSQLHRSPGVDFVMSAEPGEKKTFSCRVIPERGSWIELNIGKRDTLNVRIDQSGKFSAMTFLRAMDPAYGRTKDLVKLFHNVVTFKVSDSHFVEHVAGKHAADDIVYPAGHERMGEIICEACHVITKPLAEEIKESGIKTVDVAEKSDDPIIMDSLIEDSTASHEDALLRIYQRLRPGNPPQLEKAMELFKEKFFDVNRYRIGRVGRFRVNRKFDQDVPDTEMTLRPEDIINSIRYVMKLRTGDATAHVDDIDNLGNRRLRTIDELAQEELRKGFLKLRRTVQERMSLKDVEEMSPRSLINPKSVSAAIDFFFGRGELSQVVDQTNPLATLTHERRLSALGPGGLNRKRAGFEVRDVHISHYGRICPIETPEGTNIGLISSLSIFAKVDDYGFLITPYRKVVDKKVTEEIVWLRADEESHVYIAPADTPVQDDRMRDERVMCRHHNDFLWLPASQVNYIDVAPCQMVGVSAGLIPFLEHDDANRALMGSNMQRQGVPLLIAEPPLVGTGLEGPVAQNSGMVLRAEKSGKVTYVDGDCIEIDGKRTPLRKYTGLNERTCLNQTPVVRVGDKVKKGDILVDSAAVGDGELALGRNVLVAFMSWEGFNFEDAIILSERLVKEDVYTSIHIDEFDVEVRETKLGREEFTRDIPNVSDKALRHLDDDGVIHVGTRVEPGDILVGKVSPKAKTELTPEEKLLHAIFGRAGEDVKNESLEVPSGVEGIVIHTEKFSRRMSLSETERKKFETDLKRVEESGNDLIAAAFKTFLTHFETALEKKLQDDDGRDLGKLDDAKFLATYAESFLHRFETMDLRSPQKKADCKKSIKEFWGPVEEAIDDRDRKLNTMKRGDELPSGVLQMVKVYVAQKRQISVGDKMAGRHGNKGVISKVLPVEDMPFLADGTPVDIILNPLGVPSRMNVGQILETHLGWAAAKLGFRAKCPVFDGPAEETIRDLLKLAGLPEDGKAQLLDGRTGEPFEQKTTVGYIYMLKLHHLVEDKVHARATGPYSLITQQPLGGKARFGGQRFGEMEVWALEAYGAAYILQELLTVKSDDVEGRTKIYESMVKGENTLEAGTPASFEVLNNEIRGLCLNMQLEKSLT